From the Rhinoderma darwinii isolate aRhiDar2 chromosome 12, aRhiDar2.hap1, whole genome shotgun sequence genome, one window contains:
- the SRP14 gene encoding signal recognition particle 14 kDa protein, whose amino-acid sequence MVLLESEQFLTELTRLFQKCRASGSVFITLKKYDGRTKPVPSKSHTENFEPADNKCLLRATDGKRKISTVVSSKEVNKFQMAYSNLLRANMDGLKKKDKKSKTKKSSAA is encoded by the exons ATGGTGCTGCTTGAGAGTGAACAG ttcttAACTGAGCTCACACGCCTGTTCCAGAAATGCCGAGCGAGTGGAAGTGTCTTTATCACATTAAAGAAAT ATGATGGACGGACAAAGCCGGTTCCTAGTAAGAGCCATACAGAAAACTTTGAACCAGCTGACAATAAATGTCTTTTGAGAGCCACAGATGGAAAAAGAAAGATCAGCACTGTG GTCAGTTCCAAAGAAGTAAACAAGTTTCAAATG GCTTATTCCAACCTACTCCGTGCAAATATGGATGGGCTGAAAAAGAAGGATaagaaaagtaaaacaaaaaaaagtagcGCCGCCTAG